Proteins from a genomic interval of Arachis hypogaea cultivar Tifrunner chromosome 10, arahy.Tifrunner.gnm2.J5K5, whole genome shotgun sequence:
- the LOC112716569 gene encoding calcium-dependent protein kinase 26, whose protein sequence is MGNNCVGSRDSKEGLFSFTYVASTPFWWSNPTTAILEPPSSCTQPVQQNAPQPIKIDAHHQHYYKQEEDKQQSRQVVVRPEETPKAKLQSTKRSASAGLRADSVLPRQTGHIKEYFHLGAELGHGQYGTTFLCVEKATGIKYACKSIAKVKLLTDDDVDDVRREIQIMHHLAGSPNVVSIKGAYEDAIAVHVVMELCAGGELFDRIVERGHYTEKKAAKLVRTIVSVVEACHSLGVMHRDLKPENFLFLDVHEDSTLKAIDFGMSAFFKPGDKFTDVVGSPYYIAPEVLCKHYGPEADVWSAGVMLYILLCGFPPFWGESEQEIFHEVLNGDLDFSSDPWSSISESAKDLVRSMLVRDPRKRITAHEVLCHPWIQENGVAPDKPLDSTVLSRLKQFSAMNKLKKMALRIIAENLSEEEISGLKEIFKMIDTDNSGQITFEEFKVGLRTFGANLSESEIYDLMQAADVDNSGTIEYGEFIAATMHLNKVKREEHLVTAFSYFDKDGSGYITQDELQQACEEFGMEDVSLDEIIREADQNNDGRIDYNEFVAMMQRGDTDLGKTGVKGSTSFRIGFREALSVC, encoded by the exons ATGGGAAACAATTGTGTTGGATCCAGAGACTCAAAGGAAGGACTATTCTCCTTCACCTATGTTGCTTCCACTCCATTCTGGTGGTCTAATCCAACAACCGCAATCCTAGAACCTCCTTCATCATGCACACAACCTGTTCAACAAAATGCTCCACAGCCCATCAAGATTGATGCTCATCATCAACACTATTACAAACAAGAGGAGGATAAGCAGCAATCTAGGCAAGTAGTAGTTAGACCAGAAGAGACACCAAAAGCAAAACTTCAAAGTACTAAGAGGTCTGCAAGTGCAGGGCTTCGAGCAGACTCGGTTTTGCCAAGACAAACCGGCCACATTAAAGAGTACTTTCATTTGGGAGCTGAGCTTGGGCATGGACAATATGGAACAACTTTTCTTTGTGTAGAGAAGGCTACTGGAATCAAGTATGCATGCAAGTCCATTGCAAAAGTGAAGTTGCTTACAGATGATGATGTGGATGATGTGAGGAGGGAGATTCAGATAATGCATCACTTGGCGGGAAGCCCCAATGTGGTCTCCATCAAAGGGGCTTACGAGGATGCCATTGCGGTTCATGTTGTCATGGAGTTGTGTGCAGGGGGTGAGCTCTTTGATAGGATTGTGGAAAGGGGCCATTACACGGAAAAGAAGGCGGCGAAGCTTGTCAGGACTATTGTCAGTGTTGTGGAGGCTTGCCACTCCCTTGGAGTTATGCATCGTGACCTTAAGCCAGAGAATTTCCTTTTTCTTGATGTCCATGAAGATTCCACCCTCAAGGCAATAGATTTTGGAATGTCTGCTTTTTTCAAACCAG GAGACAAATTCACCGATGTGGTAGGAAGTCCTTACTATATTGCACCCGAAGTTCTGTGCAAGCATTATGGCCCAGAAGCAGATGTTTGGAGTGCTGGTGTGATGCTATACATTCTCTTATGTGGATTCCCTCCATTTTGGGGCG AATCAGAGCAAGAGATATTTCACGAGGTTTTGAATGGTGATCTTGATTTCTCTTCTGATCCTTGGTCGAGTATCTCTGAAAGTGCGAAAGACTTGGTGAGGAGCATGCTTGTTAGAGATCCAAGAAAACGGATTACAGCTCATGAAGTTCTTT GTCACCCCTGGATTCAAGAAAATGGAGTTGCTCCAGACAAGCCTTTAGATTCTACGGTTTTGAGTCGCCTGAAGCAGTTTTCTGCAATGAACAAGCTCAAGAAAATGGCTCTCAGA ATTATTGCAGAGAATCTCTCTGAAGAAGAAATTTCAGGATTGAAAGAAATATTCAAGATGATAGACACGGACAACAGTGGTCAAATAACTTTTGAAGAATTCAAGGTTGGGCTGAGAACGTTTGGTGCTAATCTCAGCGAATCAGAAATTTACGATCTAATGCAAGCT GCAGATGTTGATAACAGTGGCACAATTGAGTATGGGGAATTCATAGCTGCAACAATGCATTTAAACAAAGTCAAAAGAGAAGAACATTTGGTCACAGCTTTCTCATACTTTGATAAAGATGGAAGTGGCTACATCACTCAAGATGAGCTTCAACAAGCTTGTGAAGAATTTGGCATGGAGGATGTCAGCTTGGATGAAATCATCCGAGAAGCTGATCAGAATAAC GATGGCAGAATAGACTACAATGAATTTGTTGCAATGATGCAGAGAGGAGATACAGATTTAGGAAAGACTGGTGTAAAAGGTAGCACTAGTTTTAGAATTGGATTTAGGGAAGCACTTTCAGTatgttga
- the LOC112716570 gene encoding fra a 1-associated protein, whose amino-acid sequence MGWVWRDDDDGDNGNVNANSSSSVAVGEQCSTRRIVRSQCKTEEVEPGKFIKKCEKTEELFRDCVGKPVEVVQSNKEYTEEDVTDEILRGGRFASSDHGVSGVFDFPGLRSDIEHMERSIFGGIEDMERSIFGGLSRFFGAAEEMKNGLFDVFANTPGIFDGESSSSSSYRRGIPIEEHNHGQEAHAKPKDKESTETDFAAMAKDV is encoded by the exons ATGGGATGGGTCTGGAGGGACGACGACGACGGCGATAATGGCAACGTAAACGCCAACAGCAGCAGTTCCGTGGCCGTTGGCGAGCAATGCTCCACCCGTAGAATCGTGAGATCGCAGTGCAAAACTGAAGAGGTCGAGCCGGGAAAGTTCATCAAAAAGTGCGAGAAAACCGAAGAGCTTTTCAGGGATTGCGTCGGAAA GCCTGTTGAAGTGGTGCAATCAAACAAAGAATATACCGAAGAGGATGTCACAGACGAGATTCTAAGAGGGGGGCGGTTTGCTTCTTCAGACCATGGTGTCAGTGGTGTGTTTGACTTCCCTGGGCTGCGAAGCGATATTGAACACATGGAACGAAGCATCTTTGGTGGTATTGAAGACATGGAACGAAGCATCTTTGGGGGTCTCAGTCGTTTCTTTGGAGCAGCTGAAGAAATGAAGAACGGTTTATTTGATGTGTTTGCTAACACTCCAGGCATATTTGATGGAGAGTCGTCATCTTCCTCATCTTATAGACGAGGCATACCTATTGAGGAGCATAATCACGGGCAAGAAGCTCACGCTAAACCCAAGGATAAGGAATCGACGGAAACTGATTTTGCTGCAATGGCTAAAGACGTTTAA